From the Leucobacter tenebrionis genome, one window contains:
- a CDS encoding TetR/AcrR family transcriptional regulator, with the protein MAAETRERIIEACERVIARGGLRGFRMGDVAREAGVSIGLLAYHFGDRDGLLQAALDHVNESAARRAEAASEQAASREAGNESRPPTDRLAALLCSEFGDDPQVRAGSTAWNELRAAAVFDTDRAAAVARSTADWQREVRGLLLEARPEIDPDPAALILTALVEGLSGRWLTGQLTTAEAQRAVHEALRGLGMQV; encoded by the coding sequence GTGGCGGCGGAAACCCGTGAGCGCATCATCGAGGCATGCGAGCGCGTGATCGCGCGCGGAGGCCTCCGCGGTTTCCGCATGGGCGACGTGGCTCGCGAGGCAGGGGTCTCGATCGGCCTGCTCGCGTATCACTTCGGCGACCGCGACGGGCTGCTGCAGGCGGCCCTCGACCACGTCAACGAGAGCGCGGCGCGGCGTGCGGAGGCGGCCTCCGAGCAGGCCGCGAGCCGGGAGGCCGGCAACGAATCGCGCCCGCCGACCGACCGGCTCGCCGCGCTGCTCTGCTCGGAATTCGGCGACGATCCGCAGGTGCGCGCGGGATCGACGGCGTGGAACGAGCTGCGGGCCGCTGCCGTGTTCGACACGGATCGGGCAGCCGCGGTCGCCCGATCCACCGCCGATTGGCAGCGGGAGGTGCGGGGACTGCTCCTCGAGGCCCGGCCGGAGATCGATCCGGATCCCGCGGCGCTGATCCTGACCGCGCTCGTCGAGGGTCTCTCCGGGCGATGGCTCACGGGTCAGCTCACGACCGCCGAGGCGCAGCGCGCGGTCCACGAGGCGCTGCGCGGGCTCGGGATGCAGGTCTGA
- the glmU gene encoding bifunctional UDP-N-acetylglucosamine diphosphorylase/glucosamine-1-phosphate N-acetyltransferase GlmU: MAERSLAVVILAAGQGTRMKSSLPKVLHRIGGRSLIAHVLDTAAGLSPQRVLAVVRHDRDRVAEAILDHAPDTVIVDQDEIPGTGRAVEQALAALPDDFEGSVVVLSGDVPLIDTATLDRLVQGHLEGGRAMTMLSAIFDNPTGLGRVLRDASGSVTGIVEEKDASEAQRRITEINGGIYVFARRALEAALAQIDTNNAQGEKYLTDAAARILSSGGGVEAVATDDPWIIAGVNDRAQLSEAGRELNRRIVREHQRNGVTIQDPATTWIDADVSIEADAEILPGTFLHGATTISAGAVIGPDTTLVDCEVGEGARIRRSEATLAVFGPEVSVGPFSYIRPGTELGTGGKLGAFVETKNAKIGEGSKVPHLSYVGDAVIGEDSNVGAGTIFANYDGVQKHQSVVGNGVRIGSKNVLIAPVTIEDGTYTAAGTVVRKDVPSGSLALNVAPQRNLEGWVAEHRPGTSTARAAELAQETQRAKDSGK, translated from the coding sequence ATGGCAGAACGCTCCCTAGCAGTTGTCATCCTCGCGGCGGGCCAGGGCACCCGCATGAAGTCGTCGCTGCCGAAGGTGCTTCACCGCATCGGGGGGCGCTCGCTCATCGCCCACGTGCTCGACACCGCGGCCGGTCTCTCTCCGCAGCGGGTGCTCGCGGTGGTGCGCCACGATCGGGATCGCGTGGCCGAGGCGATCCTCGATCATGCCCCCGACACCGTGATCGTGGACCAGGACGAGATCCCGGGCACCGGCCGGGCGGTCGAGCAGGCGCTCGCCGCGCTTCCCGACGATTTCGAGGGTTCGGTCGTGGTGCTGTCCGGGGATGTGCCGCTCATCGACACCGCGACGCTGGATCGCCTGGTGCAGGGTCACCTCGAGGGCGGTCGGGCGATGACCATGCTCTCGGCCATCTTCGACAATCCGACGGGTCTCGGCCGTGTGCTCCGTGATGCGAGCGGCTCGGTCACCGGCATCGTCGAGGAGAAGGACGCGAGCGAGGCGCAGCGCCGCATTACCGAGATCAACGGGGGCATCTACGTGTTCGCTCGGCGCGCGCTCGAGGCCGCGCTCGCGCAGATCGACACGAACAACGCCCAGGGCGAGAAGTACCTCACCGACGCGGCGGCCCGCATCCTGTCGAGCGGCGGGGGAGTGGAGGCGGTCGCCACCGATGATCCCTGGATCATCGCGGGCGTCAACGACCGCGCCCAGCTGTCGGAGGCCGGACGCGAGCTCAATCGCCGCATCGTGCGCGAGCACCAGCGGAACGGGGTCACCATTCAGGATCCGGCGACCACCTGGATCGATGCGGATGTCTCGATCGAGGCCGACGCAGAGATCCTGCCGGGCACCTTCCTGCACGGCGCCACGACGATCTCGGCGGGTGCGGTGATCGGCCCGGATACGACGCTGGTCGACTGCGAAGTGGGAGAGGGAGCGAGGATCCGGCGCAGCGAAGCCACCCTCGCCGTCTTCGGGCCGGAGGTGAGCGTCGGGCCGTTCTCGTACATCCGCCCCGGCACCGAACTCGGGACCGGCGGCAAGCTCGGCGCGTTCGTGGAGACGAAGAACGCGAAGATCGGCGAGGGCAGCAAGGTGCCGCATCTCAGCTATGTGGGAGATGCCGTGATCGGCGAGGACAGCAACGTGGGGGCGGGCACCATCTTCGCCAACTACGACGGTGTGCAGAAGCACCAGTCGGTCGTCGGCAACGGTGTGCGCATCGGCTCGAAGAACGTGCTCATCGCTCCGGTTACCATTGAGGATGGCACGTACACGGCCGCCGGCACGGTCGTGCGCAAGGATGTCCCCTCGGGATCGCTGGCGCTCAATGTAGCGCCGCAGCGCAACCTCGAGGGGTGGGTAGCCGAGCAC
- a CDS encoding MarR family winged helix-turn-helix transcriptional regulator, which yields MKQEDEVDRIIAAWERERPDLDLAPLTVFSRLWRIAKHVERARAHAFERSGLASWEFDVLSVLRRSGSPFTQSPKVLVQQTMVSSGTMTNRIDRMVERGLVRRLTDPNDGRGVLVEMTPHGLTLVDAAMTRLSDAEEHLLGGLARSERDRLSVLLRRLAASVDRFEPVTGPIDLPEGG from the coding sequence ATGAAGCAAGAGGATGAGGTCGATCGCATCATCGCCGCGTGGGAGCGCGAGCGCCCCGATCTCGACCTTGCACCGCTGACCGTGTTCTCGCGCCTGTGGCGCATCGCCAAGCACGTCGAACGCGCACGAGCTCACGCGTTCGAGCGCTCCGGGCTCGCGTCCTGGGAGTTCGACGTGCTCTCGGTGCTGCGACGCAGCGGATCTCCGTTCACGCAGAGCCCCAAGGTGCTCGTGCAGCAGACCATGGTCTCGAGCGGCACGATGACGAACCGCATCGACCGCATGGTCGAGCGCGGCCTCGTGCGCCGCCTCACCGACCCCAACGACGGCCGGGGCGTGCTCGTCGAGATGACCCCGCACGGCCTCACTCTCGTCGACGCCGCCATGACCAGGCTGAGCGACGCCGAAGAGCATCTGCTCGGCGGGCTCGCCCGCTCCGAGCGAGACCGCCTCTCGGTGCTGTTGCGCAGGCTCGCGGCGAGCGTCGACCGCTTCGAGCCGGTCACGGGCCCCATCGATCTGCCCGAGGGAGGCTGA
- a CDS encoding HAD family hydrolase has protein sequence MFDCDGVLVDSERLFVTIDQQVFRELGWEATVEEITTHFVGKSGRDYEKALRSVLGPLPDNWREPYSHLYAQAMSERLTAVDGVEAALQSIPLPKAVASNSSRDTLRASLTVTSLLPYFDDRVVSVDDVEHGKPEPDVYLRAAELLGLSPEQCIAVEDSPTGATAALAAGMHVLGYGGGLVPPDVLSELGASVFMSMDELPAIVAELA, from the coding sequence GTGTTCGACTGCGACGGAGTGCTCGTCGACAGCGAGAGACTCTTCGTCACCATCGACCAGCAGGTGTTCCGCGAACTCGGCTGGGAGGCCACCGTCGAGGAGATCACCACTCATTTCGTCGGCAAATCCGGGCGGGACTACGAGAAAGCACTCCGCTCCGTGCTCGGACCGCTCCCCGACAACTGGCGCGAACCCTACTCCCACCTGTACGCCCAGGCCATGAGCGAGCGTCTCACGGCGGTCGACGGAGTGGAGGCGGCGCTGCAGAGCATCCCCCTCCCCAAAGCCGTCGCTTCGAACAGTTCGAGGGACACGCTCCGAGCGTCGCTCACCGTCACATCCCTGCTGCCGTACTTCGACGACCGTGTCGTCAGTGTCGATGACGTCGAGCACGGGAAGCCCGAGCCCGACGTGTATCTCCGCGCCGCGGAGCTCCTCGGGCTCTCGCCGGAGCAGTGCATCGCGGTCGAAGACAGCCCCACGGGCGCCACGGCAGCGCTGGCTGCGGGCATGCACGTACTCGGCTACGGCGGCGGGCTGGTCCCGCCCGACGTGCTGAGCGAGCTCGGCGCTTCGGTCTTCATGTCGATGGACGAGCTCCCGGCCATCGTCGCCGAGCTCGCGTGA
- a CDS encoding amidase produces MGDRTEAYEEGAATPEAFELIEAGIDDVLGALSRGEITSTWLTERYLARIEAYDRGENGLNAIVVPNPRALEEAAESDRRWAAGEQRPLEGVPFTVKDSYMVEGLTVASGSPAFKDLVAQWDAFSVAKLREAGAVLIGKTNMPPMADGGMQRGVYGRAESPYNRDYLAAAYASGSSNGSGVSTAANLAVFGMGEETVSSGRSPASNNALCAYTPSWGVLSIRGNWPLFPARDVVVPHTRSMPDMLRLLDVLVQDDEITRGDFWRNQSVVELPKPSEHRPTSYLEVADPGALEGKRFAVPRMYLGEDPNFPIAVRPSVLELFAQARARLESLGAEVVVTDFPLIERYEGDRPGQENVGALGVLPEGWMDTEFTDFLAFGWDDFLKANGDPAIPELAVVDPDQIFPQPPGTLPDRYEEVEDYENRYRETVAYAKRGIPDPRERPDFADGLRALVKLREDLFESWLAENGFDGVVFPANADVARENAERDMDAADHAWSNGVFFSNGNYALRHLGIPSVTVAMGIMSDIGMPVGLTFAGAAYTDPVLLGYAAAFEGGGSGSLRRPPASTPALPEDRELPGS; encoded by the coding sequence ATGGGCGACCGCACCGAGGCGTACGAAGAGGGGGCTGCGACTCCGGAGGCGTTCGAGCTGATCGAGGCCGGCATCGACGATGTGCTCGGCGCGCTGAGCCGCGGCGAGATCACGAGCACCTGGCTCACCGAGCGCTACCTGGCCCGCATCGAGGCCTACGACCGTGGCGAGAACGGCCTCAACGCGATCGTGGTGCCCAACCCGCGGGCGCTGGAGGAGGCCGCGGAATCCGACCGCCGCTGGGCAGCGGGGGAGCAGCGGCCGCTCGAGGGCGTGCCGTTCACGGTGAAGGACTCGTACATGGTCGAGGGCCTCACGGTGGCTTCCGGATCGCCGGCGTTCAAAGACCTCGTCGCGCAGTGGGACGCCTTCTCGGTCGCGAAGCTGCGCGAGGCAGGCGCGGTGCTGATCGGCAAGACGAACATGCCGCCGATGGCCGACGGAGGCATGCAGCGCGGCGTGTACGGCCGCGCTGAGAGCCCCTACAACCGCGACTATCTCGCCGCGGCGTACGCCTCGGGGTCGTCGAACGGCTCGGGCGTCTCGACCGCCGCCAACCTCGCCGTGTTCGGCATGGGCGAGGAAACCGTGTCGAGCGGGCGCAGCCCCGCCTCCAACAACGCCCTCTGCGCGTACACGCCCAGCTGGGGCGTGCTGTCGATCCGCGGCAACTGGCCCCTGTTCCCGGCGCGCGACGTGGTCGTGCCGCACACCCGTTCCATGCCAGACATGCTGCGACTCCTCGACGTGCTCGTGCAGGACGACGAGATCACGCGCGGCGACTTCTGGCGCAACCAGAGCGTCGTCGAGCTGCCGAAGCCGAGCGAGCACCGGCCGACCTCCTACCTCGAGGTCGCCGATCCCGGAGCCCTCGAGGGTAAGCGGTTCGCGGTTCCGCGGATGTACCTCGGTGAAGACCCGAACTTCCCGATCGCCGTGCGGCCCTCCGTGCTCGAGCTCTTCGCGCAGGCGAGGGCGCGCCTCGAATCGTTGGGGGCGGAGGTCGTGGTGACCGACTTCCCGCTCATCGAGCGGTACGAGGGCGATCGGCCGGGCCAGGAGAACGTCGGAGCGCTCGGCGTGCTGCCCGAGGGGTGGATGGACACCGAGTTCACCGACTTCCTCGCCTTCGGCTGGGACGACTTCCTGAAGGCCAACGGCGATCCCGCGATCCCCGAGCTCGCGGTGGTGGATCCGGATCAGATCTTCCCGCAGCCCCCCGGCACGCTGCCCGACCGCTACGAGGAGGTCGAGGATTACGAGAACCGCTACCGCGAGACCGTGGCCTACGCGAAGCGGGGGATCCCGGATCCGCGCGAGCGCCCCGACTTCGCGGACGGTCTGCGCGCACTCGTGAAGCTTCGCGAGGATCTCTTTGAATCATGGCTCGCCGAGAACGGCTTCGACGGGGTGGTGTTCCCCGCGAACGCCGACGTGGCCCGCGAGAACGCCGAGCGCGACATGGACGCGGCGGATCACGCCTGGTCGAACGGCGTGTTCTTCTCGAACGGCAACTACGCGCTGCGGCACCTCGGGATCCCGAGCGTCACGGTCGCGATGGGGATCATGAGCGACATCGGCATGCCCGTCGGCCTCACCTTCGCGGGCGCCGCCTACACCGACCCCGTGCTGCTCGGCTACGCCGCGGCGTTCGAGGGCGGCGGATCCGGCAGCCTGCGCCGTCCGCCGGCCTCGACGCCGGCTCTCCCCGAAGACCGCGAGCTGCCCGGATCCTGA